In Natronomonas halophila, one DNA window encodes the following:
- a CDS encoding ABC transporter ATP-binding protein, which translates to MSDTPNAAGGPEAKDPEELPDVEESEIEKAAQETPRGLPLRVQNLEKHFGGITAVDGVSFEVEEGSLTGLIGPNGAGKSTTFNCITGVHDADGGTVLFKGEDITGQKPYEIANRGLVRTFQIARELEEMTVLENLMLAPRGQIGEKLYKSVTPGLRGDVIEQEADLREEVWETLEFFEIDHLAEEYAGNLSGGQRKLLELARALMVDPDVLLLDEPFAGVNPSLEEKLLDRIHALREQGYTFLLVEHDMDLIMENCEHVIVMHQGKLLAEGPPEEIRSNEQVIEAYLGEDV; encoded by the coding sequence GCCGCGGGCGGCCCCGAGGCGAAAGACCCCGAAGAACTGCCCGACGTCGAGGAAAGCGAAATCGAGAAAGCCGCACAGGAGACCCCCCGCGGGCTTCCCCTGCGCGTGCAGAACCTCGAAAAGCACTTCGGCGGTATCACCGCCGTCGACGGCGTCTCCTTCGAAGTCGAGGAGGGTTCGCTGACGGGCCTTATCGGCCCGAACGGCGCCGGCAAATCGACGACGTTCAACTGCATCACCGGCGTCCACGACGCCGACGGCGGGACGGTCCTGTTCAAAGGCGAGGACATCACGGGACAGAAGCCCTACGAAATCGCCAACCGCGGGCTGGTCCGGACTTTCCAGATCGCCCGCGAACTCGAGGAGATGACCGTCCTCGAAAACCTGATGCTCGCACCGCGCGGACAGATCGGCGAAAAGCTCTACAAATCGGTGACGCCCGGCCTTCGCGGCGACGTCATCGAACAGGAGGCGGACCTCCGGGAGGAGGTCTGGGAGACGCTGGAGTTCTTCGAAATCGACCACCTCGCCGAGGAGTACGCCGGGAACCTCTCTGGCGGCCAGCGGAAATTGCTCGAACTCGCCCGAGCGCTGATGGTCGACCCCGACGTCCTCCTGCTGGACGAGCCGTTTGCGGGCGTGAACCCGTCGCTGGAGGAGAAACTCCTCGACCGGATTCACGCACTCCGCGAGCAGGGCTACACGTTCCTGCTCGTCGAACACGACATGGACCTCATCATGGAGAACTGCGAACACGTCATCGTCATGCATCAGGGCAAGCTCCTCGCGGAGGGGCCGCCCGAAGAGATTCGGAGCAACGAACAGGTCATCGAGGCATATCTGGGTGAGGACGTATGA